CAAGTGGATATTACTCATATTAGACATAAATAGCCTTAGATAGGCTATTTGTTATTTCAAGTAGGTTATATGAGGGAAAATATAAACGATGTAGGCTATATCACATATACTAACTGGCATATTTGAGTTGGGTGTGTAAAAAGCTACCAAAACCTGGgttaagacttttttaaatgaattgtaAACACTATAGCCCTTGAACCCCGTCCCCTCCAGCAATATATTCGTGCTACGCTGTCAAAATCGTGAGGCCCCCACTTTGATATTTATCTTTGCTCCCGAGTTAAAGGACCAGCCAATGAAGCAGCCTATGACGGTAGTagcatttttctgtgtttgggCAATACATGCATCACCACAatcacattatattttttttatttccaagtgATGTAGGCGTAGTACCAGCTCCATTTTAGGCTGCCAGGTCCTATTCCTGTCGGGCTattgtgtggatggatggaaaagcTGTAGCCTatagggggaggaggaggaggtgaggcgACGCGAGCAGATAAGAGAACTGGCTTATTGGATGTCTGCTGCATGTAGCTCCTATTTTATCTGAAAGAAGAGATCTCGACGTTTGTTTTCCAGACCGAAAAAACAACGACATCCCGACCGAGGAGCTACCGAAAGGACGGTAGCATGATAGTCGTGGAGGGGACTCGGAAGGAAGAGGGCCCGTATCTGCATTTCACTTCGCCTAAACCGAGTTCATTGAGTCGGTAACCAGCGTCCGACATGGGGAAGGAGGTAAATGGAGTCTCGCGGAGCCGGTTTGAGGTGAGTCCACCATCGGTGTTACCTGACAGTCATTGATACAGATCCAGCGTAGCAGTAAAACACGTCAGGATCCGGGCCTGCATGGTGACTGTCGCTGTATTTATTGTTAAACTGCGCTTATGCTGAGGCTGTTGATGCAGCTTCCGCAGTCAATGTTTGGGATTAGGTCCGACGCTGTTTTGTTCAAATATACGTAGTTGTGGCATGACATGAGTCGGTGTTTCCCACTAAACCTACCGTGGCCGTTCATGATGAAACGGAGCGTTTTTTAAAGGTCCCGAAACGTTTTCCTCGGTTCACACTGCGCCGTCAAAACAAAGACGCCGAGGCTACACAGAGCACGCCGAGGACAGCTCCTGCTCACATTAACATATCTTTGTTGAGCTCACTTTCCTTATAAGATATTTTGTAATTGCcctatttgtttatttatttattttaccgtggtttgatttttttatatgacttttgtttattggggggggggggttgtctGACGAGCCGGGTTGTTGTGCATATCCATGGCCGCTGTGGGTGTGGGGGGCCTCGGGTTGGGACCAATGTGTACCCGTGTTAGCACAGAAACAATCAACAAATGGGCCCAAGCCTCCACAATGTAACATACAACCTAACCTGCACTGAGGctacattttacacacacacacacacacacacacacacacacacacacacacacacacacacacacacgccacgGTGTTGTTGTATTGTAGCATTTACAATTGTGTAAACTTTGTGTCGCAGCCGCAAGCAAAGCTGAATATGTTGGTGAACACCAGCACCCAGACGTACCCGCTCGGTGACATTGGGCTGTGTAGCCTAAGCACTTGGTGTTGTTTAATCCCCAGCTAGTGTGGGatttgtgtgtggttttatttatttttaacggTGCAACAGCTGACGACTCAGAAGATTCAGGCCGTTACCTTCTGGCCCCGACAGCTGCGGTAGAGCTGCTGTGTCAAGCTAAACGGATTTGggccagaagaaaaaaaccggAAGTGGGGACCcttacttcaaaataaaaactgcgTTTTGGATTTTGGGGCTCCTGTTAAGAGGGTAtaccttttgacatttttaagttGCATGTACTATACATATTTTTGTCATCGCTGAGAATAAGGTGTAGGCCTTATATAcgatatttaaaatgtaaacatgttattttaatttctctttGGTTGTAAGGGACAGTgcaaattattaattgattatttttttattgatggaaaagaagaaaatgactACAATCTACTCCTACACTTAAGTTTATGAAATAtaggatacacacacaatacaacatAGTGGCTTAGTTCATAGGTCCAGAGGTAGCACAGAAGGTCAATTGTAAGTGGCCTGAGATTAAAGATATAAATTGTCACTGTAGATCTTCAAAAGTATGCTAGGGAGAGTTTTACTTTGATAAAATCTTGTCTTATTTCGTCAAGCTTTACTGCTCTGCTTTAGATACTTATCTGTCATATATCAGccttaaacaaaagacaacagtCCTCTGAAAAGTAAACAGGCACATATGAGCCCTTATTCTATTTCTTAGTTAAAATTGATATGTAAATAATAACCACATTGTGACTGACATTACAACTTTGTGGTGTATAATTGGGCATTTGATGCAAGACTTGTTGAAGCAGTTTAACCTGtaggcagaaaaaaaatcttttaattGCCGATGACCTGTCTCCCAACAATTAGTTGTCCATAACTACATCCGTGGATGTAGGGaatgataaatgaaatgtatgaaCCAAATTAGCCACTGATTTAATGTTAACTCATCATGGAAATCACAGTTACACGTGTCAAACTTCTATATAGATTTAATCTGAGGAATTGGTTTTTCCAGGAAACAACAAAATTTCAGTTTTCTAAAAATATgataactttttgttttgctttacaATGACATCTAGCTGGAGGTTATAGCTCAGCCAGCTTTTTACCTCCTGCCAGGCCTGCTTCACTGACTATAGCTgaccagtggagaaaacataatgcacacattcatgcaGCATCAGGTTCATTTTATGTTGGATTACAAAAGGGGACAGTGTATGCCTGTTGACCATGCTCATCTGGTTCTTTGGAAATGGCCCTGGATTATTTGGCCAGAAAGTAGCGCTGTGGAGGACGAGCTGTCAGAGTCGGTTTGCCCCAAATCCAAACGTGAAATGTCTGTCCCTTCTTACTCCCTCAAATTTTTACACGTCTGCGCTGGCAGGCAGCCCCTGCAtagacagctgtgtgtgtgtatgtggagtttgtgtgtttatcagagagacatagagatgCTTTGACCCAGAACTGACTGAGTTTATAAACAGGCAGAcctgtcagtttgtttttatgtgctgAAAAGGTTGAAGTGTATAAGTCAAAATCTGAAGTTATTGTGAATATGGATTTAGGATGGAAGCCCACAATTATAATGGCCTCACTGTAAACTGTGTTCGCAGCCATAACTTATTTcctcttaaaaacacaaaaaaataagatttgatttattttgagatCATGAATGCTTCGTAGACAGTGTTATATTGATATTCGTACCTGTAATGAAGTGCAAATAAGGACATGCAAATGCCTTTTTCATCTTGTCGCAGATGTTTGGCTCTTGCAAATAGCATGTGcactttttatttacacactAAAGCCCCCGCCCCTCAATTACCCCGTCCCTGGTTCAGATTTATCTTTCTAAATCTATGGAGGAAAATGGATTTGGCCAGAAGTTGCTTCATTTGCCTTGCTGTGACTGAGTGCATGCACCCGAATGTCATCGTCTTAACGTCTTACATTTTACAATCTAGCAGAGTATTATTTCCCACAAATTATGGGAACCCTggagttctctctctctctctctctctctctctctctctctctctctctctctctctctctccccctctctctctctctccccctctctctctctgtgtgtgtcttggtCTTAATAAATGCTAATTTATAGTCTCTGTGTGTACTGTGGATTAAAGCCTAGGTTCTGCACTAACGCGATGTGCAATTATTCATGTTGAAATCAATTAGCCGTTTGCAGAATCTGGAGCTATTTGCTTCAAAGTCACAAGAATATATTGTAACTAATTTAATTCTAGTGTACGTTCTCAGTACATGCTGATGTGGACGCTGGTGTCAATTcaacaatgtaaacaacagAGGAGGTATGGGGAGAATATGCAGGCAGGAAAGATAACATGAAAGCAGAGGCCATCACAGCTCTGCAGTCGACAGTACAAAGTCCTTTCCTGCTGATTTGGCTCAGAAGACACAAATTccggctgcacggtggtgtagtggttagcactgtcgcctcacagcaagaggggcccgggttcatttcccaggctggacaacctgctgtgtggagtttgcatgttctctccgggttctccggcttcctcccacagtccaaagacatgcagctaaggttcattgaagactctaaattgcccgtaggtgtggatgtgagtgtgaatggttgtttgtctatatatgtcagccctgcgacagactggcgacctgtccagggtgaaccctgccttcgcccattgacagctgagatcggctccagcacccctgcaacccttaactggataagcaggttacggaaaatgaatagAATGGAATGGACACAAATTCCATTTTCCTGTGCTGCTTTATCTTCTGTCGCCCCATGTTTTCCAAGACTTGACATTGAATCTATCTCCGCTCATGAGATAAAGATCTTTTATTCTTGTTTATATGCCGGGGCCGTCCTTGAGCGAGGTGAGTTGATGGATGGGGGGAGGCCCAGCTATGTTTAAGACAGACTGCCAGGACTGATATTATCTTCTTCACCCTTTTCAGATGTTCACAAATAGTGATGAGGCGGTCATCAATAAGAAGCTACCTAAGGAGCTGTTGCTACGGTGAGTGACATTGCAAAACACTTCAATCAGAATCCCTGtaggttgttttttgtttttttttgcaagcaaATATGGCATGTTGCATTCTCCACACTCACCTCCCTGCCTAAGCTCCAAATCAGCACATCCAATCATACACAAAGGCACAATTGGCCTTGCACCACCCTCCTCCAACTACAACCCCcgaacacagacacatacttCATGCATCTCTCGATCATATACTGTGTGACACTTGCCCTTTAGCAAATATTTCAACTTAACTAACCACCAGGATGCAAGTTTACTCTCATTCCCTACCTTACTCTCCCCCTAGTACTAAAACTGGAATTACAAACAGATGCTTGTGGTTATAAAGCATTTAGATTGAATTCAGGCAAAAAGAATAGAGAGCCCCTgagcaaagagaaaatgaaggcCATAACTCAATCCTCGGCCTTGCCAGCCAGGCGGCATGTGCTGCGGCTGTTGCATCTGTGCTGCCTTGCCAGGTTCAGCGCCGTGATTTGTTAGGCTGGCAGGCTGTGCTGGAAACCCGTATGCAGTTTTTTGCTGCATTGACGGATCTTGTAGTAAGTTTCCACCACTGTTCCTAAGAAGCAGTTTGCGTGTCTTCCTCGCCTGGACCCCCACACTGAGTAAACACATCCATCTTGCAAACCGGGTAAACGCAGCTATCCTGCCTACAGTCGAAGACAATATTAGCTGATTCACTCACACCCCTGTGCTGTGAGTGGAAGCCGAAGCAGGGTTGAATTGGGCGGTTTCGTGTAAAGAGGAAGCTTCTGGCAGCGGGGATCAGGGTCTCTAAACCGTCCCTGTCTGTCTTCCAGAATCTTCTCCTTTCTGGATGTGGTGACACTCTGTCGCTGTGCCCAGGTCTCACGGGTGAGTCTGTGTTcacaagggtgtgtgtgtgtgtgtgtgtgtgtgtgtgtgtgtgtgtgtgtgactgtatgtgtttttgtctgtgtgtttttaagtgtgtgtatgtgctgagtttgaaaaacaaacttgacCCTAAACGTTGCTTCTCCCTCCCTTCTCACAGTCCTGGAATGTTCTGGCCTTGGATGGCAGCAACTGGCAACGAATCGACCTCTTCGACTTCCAGAGGGACATTGAGGTGAGTAAATCTGATCTCCGTCTACTTTACTCTCACCTGTAACTTTACTCTTACCTTAACTCATGGTCTGTCATAACTTTAAATCGAGGTTTGGAAGCATATACAGCAGGCTGAGtcgattcttttttttgttccaggGCCGGGTGGTGGAGAACATCTCAAAGCGATGTGGGGGTTCCTTAGGAAGCTGAGCCTGCGGGGTTGCTTGGGTGTGGGTGACAGCGCCCTGAGGTGAGTATGGCGAGGACTTAACCTGACAGAAATTCTAGTTTTACTCAGACCCTagggagaaagtgagagacCAGGaggttctgtttgtttttctccctgtaGGACTTTCTCTCAGAACTGCAGGAACATCGAGCTGCTCAGTCTGAACGGCTGCACCAAGATCACTGACAGGTATGTGCATTATTCTGGGATGCCGGTGTATCATCATGCCTCTTCTCCTTGAAAAGGCTCATTGTCTTTCTCTTCTGCAGCACGTGTAGTAGCCTCAGTAAGTTCTGTCCAAAGCTGAAGCACCTGGACCTCGCCTCCTGTACCTCAATCACcaacctgtcactcaaagctcTCAGGTGTGTAGTGTCAACATGGTGATATGTACTTCCCCTGAATTAACAACATACACCCTCAGATACCAGCTGTTTCCCTCATTGATTTCCTCTGTTAAACCAACACCAGTCAAGtacatacattatacatttgATAACAGATTTGCACAAAAGATACTTTAACTCAATATCAGggaaatagaataaataatgtTCTCTATATTCGGCCTCTCATTGCTGTgttctttcccccccccccccccccatctttttcttgcttttttttttttttccaactccCACACGTCCTTTCTGAATTTCCTCCTGCCAGTGAGGGTTGTCCCCTGCTGGAGCAGCTCAACATCTCCTGGTGTGATCAGGTCACCAAGGACGGCATCCAGGCCCTGGTGCGTTGCTGTCCAGGACTCAAAGGCCTTTTCCTTAAGGGATGCACACAGGTATGCTTAAGGTCTTAATATGAGCTGGAGATGCTGACCAAAGCTAACGATGAATGTGCTTTGTGCATTATGAGTTGCAGTTTATGTAATTCAGTATAAAATTCTATTGGATACATTTGAAAGCAGCTTCATTTGttgaacttttttgttttagtccAACGGTGACTCTTTGGGGCACACAGTTCTTATTGCTCAACACTGCATTAGGTagcactgtttgttttgtaagtTCCGTCATAGTGGCGGCCATCACTTACCAATACTGACTACCAAGTTCCTCTTATTTTCATTCCATTGAACACAGCTGCTGCTATTGCAAACATAAAAAGCAGTTCCTGTGCCATAGAGGGGGTTTCGGAGGAACGGCATTCTAGACGATGATTACAGCAAATGCGAACGCCTTCATATAGCACTACAGTGtgaaaacacagtcacacatttctATGATCGTTACACAGGTCAGGAATTCaaaggacaaaacaaatcacaacaaaacacactcgCCAAAAGCCTTGATTCaactttatggtcattttaGAGGCTGTAGTATGCggtgctgttgaattgttttgttatatcaagagttttttttttattttatatatacaacAGCCCGTTATATCAGTGACAGTATAGGGGCTTGATGGGATAACCttagtattatttattatacattttataaatgtattttgatttcAGTTGACTGTCTTTCCTCTGTTGATCTCTCCCACAGCTAGAGGACGAGGCTCTGAAACATATCGGGGCTAACTGTCCAGAGCTGGTCACACTAAACTTGCAGACATGCTCAGTAAGTACAGGTAACGGGGCTAGAAGATGTATCTAAtcaatctggaaaaaaaactatcttTAAACATTGTTATAAAACCTTTGCATCGGCCCCTTTGgcataaaagtaaaaagtattcGAACTCTGTTGGTTACTTTTCGGGTTGTACGCTGTGCACTCAGAACACGTTGTTCTCATTGTAAATGCCTGCTCATTTTCTCTGGTTGTACCTCTCTCCCAAATCCCCCTCCTTCCTCGTCACCTAAATTCTCCTCTAAGCCTCTTCCTTCATCCGTCCATTTCCTCCTCATCTCACACCTCAGGAACTCATCGTCTCATTCATCCAagttcctcttcttccttttctcttgcCTAGC
This genomic window from Anoplopoma fimbria isolate UVic2021 breed Golden Eagle Sablefish chromosome 11, Afim_UVic_2022, whole genome shotgun sequence contains:
- the fbxl20 gene encoding LOW QUALITY PROTEIN: F-box/LRR-repeat protein 20 (The sequence of the model RefSeq protein was modified relative to this genomic sequence to represent the inferred CDS: inserted 1 base in 1 codon), with amino-acid sequence MGKEVNGVSRSRFEMFTNSDEAVINKKLPKELLLRIFSFLDVVTLCRCAQVSRSWNVLALDGSNWQRIDLFDFQRDIEGRVVENISKRCXGFLRKLSLRGCLGVGDSALRTFSQNCRNIELLSLNGCTKITDSTCSSLSKFCPKLKHLDLASCTSITNLSLKALSEGCPLLEQLNISWCDQVTKDGIQALVRCCPGLKGLFLKGCTQLEDEALKHIGANCPELVTLNLQTCSQITDEGLITICRGCHRLQSLCVSGCANITDAILHALGQNCPRLRILEVARCSQLTDLGFTTLARNCHELEKMDLEECVQITDGTLIQLSIHCPRLQVLSLSHCELITDDGIRHLGSGPCAHDRLEVIELDNCPLITDASLEHLKSCHSLDRIELYDCQQITRAGIKRLRTHLPNIKVHAYFAPVTPPPSVGGSRQRFCRCCVLL